In Gossypium arboreum isolate Shixiya-1 chromosome 5, ASM2569848v2, whole genome shotgun sequence, a single genomic region encodes these proteins:
- the LOC108450509 gene encoding vacuolar protein sorting-associated protein 60.2-like, producing MKRVFGVKKDKEPPPSIQDATDRISKRGDTVDEKLKKLDAELSRYKEQIKKTRPGPAQEALKSRAMRVLKQKRMYEGQRDMLYNQTFNLDQVAFASEGLKDAQQTMTALKSANKELKGMMKTVKIQDIDNLQDEMMDMMDMSNEIQETLGRSYNVPDDIDEDELMGELDALEADMGTEADGVPSYLQPDKEEPDLDAELNLPTAPSGNATAAAGRANAQVEDELGFPAVPRASVRS from the exons ATGAAGAGAGTCTTCGGCGTTAAGAAAGACAAGGAACCCCCGCCTTCTATCCAAGATGCTACCGATCGG ATCAGTAAAAGAGGGGATACGGTTGATGAGAAGTTGAAGAAGCTAGATGCTGAGTTGAGTAGGTATAAAGAGCAGATAAAAAAGACAAGGCCTGGCCCTGCTCAAGAGGCTCTTAAATCTCGAGCTATGAGGGTTCTCAAGCAAAAACGAAT GTATGAAGGGCAACGTGATATGCTTTATAACCAGACGTTCAACCTCGATCAAGTTGCTTTTGCTTCTGAGGGTCTTAAAGATGCTCAGCAAACT ATGACAGCCTTGAAATCTGCCAACAAGGAGCTGAAAGGAATGATGAAGACTGTGAAGATTCAAGATATAGAT AATTTGCAAGATGAGATGATGGACATGATGGATATGAGTAATGAAATTCAAGAGACCTTAGGCAGAAGCTATAATGTGCCTGATGATATTGATGAGGATGAACTCATGGGCG AACTTGATGCTCTGGAAGCAGACATGGGAACTGAAGCTGATGGTGTTCCCTCTTATCTTCAACCTGATAAGGAGGAACCAGATTTGGATGCAGAGCTCAATTTGCCTACAGCTCCATCAGGAAATGCAACAGCAGCAGCTGGCAGGGCCAATGCCCAG GTTGAGGATGAACTTGGTTTCCCTGCTGTTCCTCGAGCATCTGTCCGCAGTTAA
- the LOC108453664 gene encoding vesicle-associated membrane protein 727, which translates to MNQKGLIYSFVAKGTVVLAEHTSYSGNFSTIAVQCLQKLPSNSSKFTYSCDGHTFNFLIDNGFVFLVVADESVGRSVPFVFLERVLDDFKQRYGASIRNEGPHPLADDDDDDDLFEDRFSIAYNLDREFGPRLKEHMQYCMNHPEEMSKLSKLKAQITEVKGIMMDNIEKVLDRGEKIELLVDKTENLQFQADSFQRQGRQLRRRMWLQNLQMKLMVGGAILVLIILLWVFACGGFKC; encoded by the exons ATGAATCAAAAGGGCTTGATTTATAGTTTTGTTGCAAAAGGAACTGTTGTTTTAGCTGAGCACACATCATATTCTGGGAACTTTAGTACCATTGCTGTTCAATGTTTACAGAAGCTGCCTTCAAATAGCAGCAAGTTCACGTATTCTTGTGACGGTCACACATTTAACTTCCTCATTGACAATGGATTTG TGTTTCTAGTTGTCGCAGATGAATCAGTTGGCAGGAGTGTGCCTTTCGTTTTTCTTGAacgggtgctagatgattttAAACAACGATATGGTGCAAGTATAAGAAATGAGGGTCCCCATCCTTTAGCTGATGATGACGATGATGACGACTTATTTGAGGACCGATTTAGCATTGCATATAATCTTGACAGAGAATTTGG ACCAAGGCTTAAGGAGCACATGCAATATTGTATGAACCATCCAGAAGAAATGAGTAAGCTCTCGAAGTTAAAAGCTCAAATCACTGAGGTGAAGGGGATTATGATGGATAACATTGAGAAG GTTTTGGATCGCGGGGAGAAGATTGAACTTCTAGTGGACAAAACTGAGAACTTACAATTCCAG GCTGATAGCTTCCAGAGGCAAGGGCGGCAACTGCGGCGGAGGATGTGGCTGCAGAATCTGCAAATGAAACTGATGGTGGGGGGAGCTATTCTTGTGTTGATCATCCTTTTGTGGGTTTTTGCGTGTGGAGGTTTCAAATGTTAA